The DNA window acgtcataatcctcctccatacattgttggggttagttcacacgtaaataacgtgtggcttattttggtaccggaaaaaaaagcttcctaattaggaagcttttttttggaccttgccaagctctttttggagtttttttttttgttgtaaaaacagctttaaaaaagccaggctgttttccctcctgtaaagtgaatgggctgaaaaaacgcGTCGCGTCTgcgcgttttttttgcaaaaaaaagtcgctttttaaaaaaaaccaaaaacgtgCAGTttatgcctcccattcacttctattgctttcttcaggcggaaaacacttgaagaaaggtcatgtcgcttcttattctctgctagcagaaaaaaaaaaaaaagctagcagtctacatagatcactattgtaaaggggcagaatttgaagcgaaatccgctgtcaaaatcagcctctttgccccagTGTGAACTAGCATGTCTATGTagactaacttttttttttttttctgctatcagatttttctgctagcagagaaaaagaagcgacatgacctttcttcaagcGTTTTCtgtctgaagaaagcaatagaagtgaatgggaggcgaaaattgtgcgtttttttctgcacactttttttgaaaaaaataagcgacttttttttcttttgcaaaaaaacgcgcagaTGCGACACGGTTTTCTCAgctcattcactttactggaggggaaaacagcctggctttttttttttaagctgtttttacaaaaaatgcttcctaattagtaaGATTTTTttcccggtgccaaaataagccatatcttggacaactcctttagtgACAAGTTAAAATAGAGAGAACGAGAAACCAGCAAGTAATGTAAGAAGATGCAACCTCCAGAGCCAGAGTTACTAGGGCTTCCAATACCTGCCGGTATATCAGTCCCGCAGTCTCGCTGTATGCCGCCCCCTGTATCGTTCCCTGAGCTACACACAGGCCTGAGGTAGTAGACAAGCTGCCGCACTGCAATAAAGCATTCAGCTGCTTCGCGCTTCGAGGTTTGACCCTGTAGCTACACCGTAGTTGTTTACCATGTGGACATCGGGCCGAGCTGTACTCTACTGCTATGTAAACATTGCTCTTCGTACCGCTTGGCGTCGGGGCTGCAGTGACGTCATCAGAGGGTTCACACTCCACTACAGAGTGACTTTTCGGGTTCCTCCTTTCATGGAATGTGCCCATTTATCTGCCCTGCCCCTGCCAGCTGAACAAGGCTCGGAGAGGGTAGGAGAAGCTGAGGTGACAGCAAGGCGAGCACAAGCAGGTGCGAGTACTGCTGCCCgccatgtaatatatagtgtgtatTCTGTCACATGACCTCTTACAGTAATACCACCGTGTATTGCTCTGTACTAAGTGATATATAGATGTAAAGCAATAAAGCCATAATAAACCTGAGTAAGTCTTATAAGCTAACTAACTTATCGAGGTGTGTTATTATTgatggtattaaaggggttgtccaagctaaaattttattttttaattagactACGGGAGGTTAAAGTTCAGTAGTTGCATATTGACAGAAGTCCTCCCCGCACACACGTGGCCACTGAAGCCAAACAGCGGCATAAGGAGGGGACACGGGACGTCACAGCCGGCAAGGAATTCCACTGCAAGAAGACAGCTGAGCCGCAGGACCACACTGCAATAGACCACATTTCGCAGGGAGGAcacaggggacaggtgagaatgttttgttttttttttatttattttttttatcttccaccggcctaattaaaaaatattgtagcctgaacaacctctttaaagacgGAAAGACGTTTCACAGCCAAACTTGCTGTGtagctgtaaggactgtgaacaGCAGCATTATGGACAACAAGAACACAGCCTGtgcttacttaaagaggacctttcatgcccctagcacatgcggttttatatactgctagaaagcctacAGCGTGCTGGGAGAAGAGCTATTGATGCCGTTACTGATGGCTCTTCACTGTCACAagtgcgttcctgacagtctaactaggCCGTGAGGAATgcgcctcctgacagtactgttcatagcgctgtactgtcagagggggcattccttaccacccagccaagAGGTgggtgggcggtaaggaatgtcccctcacagtatagcgctacacacagtactgtcaggaggggcgttcccagctagactgtcactaacgcccttctgacagtgaagagccatCAGTAacggcatcgatagctcttcaccaggggcacataatgagaaagcccatagtgcgttgaattcagcacactgtaggCTTTCTAGCTGTGTATAAAATCGCAGGTGGctgaggacctgaaaggtcctctttaagtaagcaCAGTCTGTGTCTTGCTGTCAAAAAAGCTACTGTTCAGTCTCTACAGCTACACAGCGATTTTGGCTGTGACATGTCGCACAGTCTGTGTTGCAGACAAATTGTGACTTGCAAGTTGTCATGACTGTGATATGTAGTGGCAAGAAATTTGTCACATTTTGATTTCTTGTATCCATTGTGTTGCCTGAGTGGAAACAGTGTGCCTgccgctacttttttttttttttatttaaccccttcccaaggatggcattttttgattttcgtttttgactcccctccttctaaaccccataacttttttatttctctgctcccagagtcatatgaggtcttaatttttgcgggacaattttttcttcatgatgccaccattaattattctatataatgtactgggaagcaggaaaaaaattcagaatggggtggatttgaagaaaaaatgcatttctgcgactttcttacaggctttggttttacggcgttcactgtgcagccaaaatgacatgtcccctatattctgtgtttcggtacggttccagggataccaaatttatatggttttatttacattttgacccctaaaaaaaattccaaaacggtgttaaaaatttttttttctaaaagtcgccatattccgacggccgtaacttttttatacataggtgtacggggatgcatagggcgtcttttttgcggggccgggtgtactttttagttctaccattttcgggaaatgttattgctttgatcactttttattcaaatttttatcagaattaaaacagtgaaaaaacggcggtttggcacttttgactatttttcctgctacggcgtttaccgaacaggaaaaatatttttatagatttgtagagcgggcgatttcggacgcggggatacctaacatgtatatgtttcacagtttttaactacttttatatttgttctagggaaaggggggtgatttgaacttttaatactttttatatttttttatatttttttttacttttttttttattttttattttttgcatttattagaccccctaggggtgttgaaccccagggggtctgatcactaatgcaatgcattacaatgctaatgcattgcaatgcattgcaaaaaatcatcatctcttttgcaggctgtatacaccagcctgcaaaacagagaatttgcagaccggctgggagcctttaacaaggctcccggctgtcatggcaacgtgacatcggccctggagcatgctccaggagctggcgatccctgccaaaatggcagcgcccatgcgccgctgggaaaatggcgcctccggcgcctttgacagcagcgccggaggggttaatgcctccgatcggtccggggaccgatcggaggcattagagccggttgtctactgcttaaagcagtagacacccggcggctatggcggccgcccggctcccgggcggtcgccatagttacagacccgacacgcgccgtactattacggcgcatgtcgggaaggggttaaaaaatattAATTAGTTTGTACAGTACGGCCCACTGAAGTGCCAGTCAGGGGTCCACCCTCAGTTTCGAGAGCAGAGACGTAACTTGATGTTCCTGGGCCTCCATtaaaaatctgtaatagggcctCTACCTATCTCGTaccatttaaaatatatatatatatatatatatatatatatatatatatatataaataataattttttttttctcttgtggcagagggacctttggtcCATAGCCCTGTAGTAACTGCTACCAGGGCATCCACTATAGCTATAACCCTGCTCCCAGGTCTGTTGAAGAATAAAGGGAAGAGATTGCGTAACATGATGCTCATTTAGCGAGTTTTCAGCCCACATCAGCCAATGATAAGAACAGGTATAGGGAGTATGACCTTATCTTTTGTGACAACTGCTCAGCAAATGTCATCACCTGAAATTATTGTCCTGCCAATGTAACACACAGATGTGCCTAGTTTTCTGGAGGGAGAGCCATTTGTAGCAGCACCCTATTACCCTGCACCCTCTTTTATGATCATCTTCCATAACATGCTGTTAGAAAatgggttacgctaggttcacactagcgcccggagtctgttctcagctttccatcttctccatgcagaagacggaaagctgtcagaccgggttcggccgtgagcacaaaaccggacacagagtcctgcatgtccgactctgtgtctgattttaaaaaaatggtttcgcggcagagagcataaaacgctcaccggtgctcacggccggacatctttcaaacccattcaaatgaatgggtttgaaagagtcctgcaggtttccctctcctgatcagttttgtgcaggaaacggaaacctgcatgaacggagactgggcgcagatgtgaacaagcccttactaaGCCAGTCAACCCCTTTCAGTATCTCCAATACACTAAAGCTATAGTGGACACTTCTTAGCATAGGGATCTTCCCCGAGGAACTCATCTAGTTGTTTTAGGTTACATGGAAATAAATCTGAAGGCTTCTTTCACACAATAGTATTTTCATTGGTCTTTTGCATCAGTATAGGTAAGCTATAAACACACAGCTAGTGGGGTGAAAACCAGGCGAGAACTCATCAAGAGTCTTCCGGATTACATAAACTAATGTCAACTCTCTGGACAACTCTTTTATCAAAACTAACAGTTCATCAGTAGTTGCCTTTGATGAAAGTATATCTGTCTCATAAGGCAGAGCTCAATTGTAGAACATTTTTGCCGTAGATTTGCTCTGAATTGTGAATATTGTAAAGAATGAAATTAACTGCAAAAATATGATGCAGTTGTTTGTTTCCTCAGAAAATGAAGAAATGCAGAGAAATCAGCAAAAGAGAAAAAGGAAAATCAAGCAAAAGAAAACAACTTCCCATAAAAAAAAGCCAGACCAAGTCAATATTTTGCTAACAGAGCTGCCTTTTGCAAATGCCGACATTAGCCCCGTGATTGAAAGTAAGTGTGTTGTGTAATGTTGAACAAATAAATAATATACTCTAGCAGGGAATATAGACATCATAGAGGGAAAGGGTCTCTCATATATTCATATCAATCAGATCCCAGCGTCTATATCTGACATGTAGCCTAAAAGTAACATGAATAAACCCTTAGCATTTAAAATATTTGCATTAGTTATTTGGCAAAACCAAACCTATGGGTACACACGTGGATAGATTTGTTGGTATCCTTTCAAATAAACTAATGAAGCTGGCCTTGAACAAAATGATGGTGCCCCTAAAAAATATTGAAAGTAGTTTGACCGTAGGGACATGTTAAACTAAGGTGTGTCCTGTAATAAGCATCAACCAGCATCTTGACACTTGTCTTCTGTGTACAACACTCAACCTGGACCAAAGAAAGAGAGACCAACATGTGAAAGGTAAAGaatataagaccatctccaaagagcttGAGGTTCCTGTTACTACATAGTATTCAAAGGTGTACGGGACTGTAGCCAACTTCCCTGGAcatggctacaagaggaaaattgatgacaaattGAAAAGATGGATAATACAAATGGTAACCAAAGAGTTCAGAACAACTTCCAAAGAATTTAGAGGTAAACTCCTATGCCAAGGTATATCAGTGGCAGGTCTGTCCCGGTCTTTGCCAAAGTTGTCTTAATGGAAGACAACCGAGGAGGAAACCactgttgaaagtaatgataAAAAAATCGAGATTAAAATTTGCCAAAGTAGttattgacaagccacaaagcctcTGGGAGGATGTTTTTTGAACAGATGAGAGACAACTTGAGCTTTTTGGCAAGTCACTTTAGCTCTCTGAAAAGACATGCctgaatttttgcatttttagtgGCGGTAGATTTCCCTCCTTTTTCATCTCAGAATTTGTTTTTGAGCCTTAACAATACACTTTAAGAAATGATTTTGGATATAATATATTAATTTCTTCTTATCACAGAAAcgcaaaataaaaaagtgaaaaagaaaaggAAGCCGCAGCAGCTAGAAACTGGTGAAGATGGTGATAAAAGAAAAAAGCAAAAGAGGGTCAATTACTTTGTATCCATGCCCATTTTAAATGTAAAGGTAATTTTACTTCATTGCATTTGcaatatgattagagatgagtgagtactattccaatcggcagtttcgaatagcacgcacccataggaatgaatggaatctccattcattcctatgggtgcgtgctattcgaaactgccaatTTTTATACTACTTTTGAACCTTCCATTAAACATACATCAAATGATAGGCTCAGACATATACCCCTTTATAGGCATACTACTGCATATGTCACCCATAGacagcaattttcaaaaacaaaagCTTTTTTCTATGCAATTAAAATGGGGATGCTGACTTATATCAGTTATGAATTTTTTCTTTTAAGTTACAATCTTTTCATATGACTTTTTAACCTTGGATTAGACATGTACGTCAGGAACACTTCTGACGGAAGGTTCAGATATATGCCCTATATAACCATACAGTGCCATAGGTCAACCATAGACCAcagtgttaaaaaaacaaacaaacaaccccctcccccccaaaaaaaaaacaaaacgagaAACATTCTGCTGCGTTTTCCTTCactgttaaacaaaaaaaaaaaaaaaaaagtaaaaatgggCATGCGTGTGATGTGAATGGGGACTAATGTTCCAGGAGTTTTTCTGGTGCATATACTACATGTATCCAAATAATGATGTGAAACTTGCATCTTTAGCTGCAATGGTTATCAGCTGTATATTACAGAGGCTGGAATCAGAGAGAATTCCAGTGCCATCTGTTTAACCCCATAGATGCCATGTGACTGCGACATTTGAGTGGTTATACAAAGGTATGGGACTCTTTCTGTCACATCAGAGGCAGCGCCGAAAAGGATGTCTGTCAGTGTTTTACTCACAGGAATAATAAGCTGAATTAGGTAGAATTTTATAGTATTTTATATGAGCAATCAAACAACTGTATAATAAAGTCCTTTGAGCAACTGTATAATAAAGTCCTTTAACAAACCACTGAAAGTCTGCTGTGGCTTCTTAGGCACCACAGAGAAACTGGAAATAAGCCTGTAGTTCTCACCACCATTATGTTACAGGGGATTGATGAAAGGTTAAATTCGATTGTCATAATATACTTCCTTCTCTCTTTATGTGCTCTTATTTTTTAGACATTCCAAATCTTGTAATGAAAGGTTCAAGGCTATGGTGCCCTTCAGTGCATCTATTCGAGCTATGAAAATATCTACACTACTCTTAAATTTATGGattgttcttaaaggggtgtatgggcaaaaaatgtaatattttgaaAAAGGCCtggggaggaagaaaaaaaaatcactccacTCCTTTTCCAGGTGCCTCCCAGCAAAGTCCAGTCCTGccagtccattgttgtcttctggcagaagtccctgCCGCTTGTGACTGCTGAGATCATTCAATGGCTTCAGCACAGGATACGTGAGGTCACTACTTGTGACGTCCCTGCGTCAGTTCCTGAtgctgctgattgacctcagtggtcacgggaccgctgaggccaatcagcagattCAGTAGAAGGTATCCAGGACGTCACAGCCTGCAAGGAGTTTCACTCCtagaagacaccggagcagcaaGCCTGGACCGTGCTGGGAAGACTCTGAAGCATCGGACCCGAGTGAGtatgatatatagatatagagataaccggacaacctctttaattcagATTCATGTACCACTAGGTTTACTTTGCAGTTGTTTTGTTGTATTTATTTCACAGAAACATTCTTTTCTCCAAATGAACAGATTCTTGATGACATCCAGACTGTTCAGAATTCCGTGTTACAAAAAGATGAGAGACTCTCCGGGGCCATGATTCCACAGGGGTCATTCCATCTCACACTCTTTGTGATGCATTTAGCCAGCGAAGAAGATGTTACTCTGTAAGTATGTTAGTAGAGTCCAAGGTTGAACGTGGCAGGTTGTATTGAGAGTAGTTATTGTTGGCAACATTGCATGGATTACTAAGCATAGCAGCCTCTAAATCATCCTTGACTTCAGATGACTTCTTGAGATTTCACAAAAGCACCTATTTGTAATGAGAAGGAGTATGGTATCTGCATAAGGCCTCTAGAAACATCAGGTAGTGGGACTAAAGTATAGTGAGAATAGTAGAAACTGGTCACATTTAGCTCCTTAACTCTTTCACGCATAATTACATTAATTTCCGTCATTATGCGTGAATGGGGTGTATGGAGacagctcaggagctgagctctgtccaTACACGGCAAATCCCAGCTGTATAATACTGCCAGAACCTGCAGCTAACAGCTGCGATTGGTTCCTACACCAATCGCAgatgttaacactttagatgacACGGTCAAACGCGACCACGGTGACTAAAGATCGATAAACGCCCTCCAGATCGTCATCAGAGGGCAGCGATTGGTTGCTGTGACAACTGGGAgtttattgaaggctcccaggcttgttatTATATCCCTTCTATTACACACTGTCAGAGGCAGTTTGTAATAGAAGGCAAttaattttgctattcactgcaatatattAGTATTGTAGTGAATAGTATGAATTATCAGACACCCTAGAGTTCAAGGTTCCTagagggtctaaaaataaaataaacatttttaagAGTATAAATAAAACCCCCCACAAAAAAtgtaagttcaaatcaccccctttctctagatcagatataaaaataaataaacaatacacAACATaatcacattaggtatccttgcactccaatatgtcagaactattaaaatataaaaatatcccaACAGTGAACGTGTATCTGGGGGAAAAAATTACAATGGCCAAATGGCGATTTActgcccaaagcctgccctagacCAGGGGGCCACAGGCTTTGATGTCCGATCCACCCCAGCAGTTTCCCATGTTGAGGCAGATTTATCATACATTTTCGCCAGTTTCTGACATAAGAtttatgataaaagttgcaagtttTGGTACATGGGTGATTTTTGTGGCAAAATTTGCAATGTTGTGCACCCCGGCACTTTTCTGAAAAAGGAGCGTGGGAGAAGATGTACCCCCTTGGCTGGTAAGTTTATTATTTATGTCAGAAACTGACATAGATTTGAGATTCAGCTGCATGGATGGCAGGAGATGTGCCTAATTTAATAGGGGCATGAGACAAAGACCAATGTAGGAAACACCACTCTTGATAAATCTCTCCCGtgattttaaagggtttttttgtgaACGTAACCATATTTAAACTTGTAAaaatatgaaaagaaaaaaaaaaatctttcctatctatctatcttataaaaGTGAAtttctttctgtctgtctgtctgttctctatgcgcgaccaaacgactggaccgatcttcaccaaatttgacacacagatacttcaggtgtccagtaaggtttaagacaagaacccaactcactcggatgtaccattccggagatacatctttcccaaaaccctgaccccccattagccaaaacaaacctgcaagtctttcactcatattccaactgccatacacacggtcactccacatgtacaatccaacactgatatccaagctgagatacatgcatcagaggattagatacacaagtcagcacacaatatcaaatgttagaggattagatatgcgcatctgcacacagttccacaaggcgaaggattagatacgcgcatctgcacacacgcTGTACCagtacagtaccacacgctggaggattagatacataggtcagcacacagtatcacacaccagaggattagatacgcacatttgcACAAAGTAACACATGCCAAaatattagatacacgcgtctgcacacatttccacatgccagaggattagatacatgcgtctgcacaaagtaccacacgctggaggaatagatacacaggtcagcacacagtatcacacgccagagtattagatactcgcgtctgcacaaagtaccacacgctgaaagattagatatatgcatctgcacacagtttcacatgtaAAACAAACATGGAAGGGGAAATCAAAACATGATAACCAAATGCTAATTCCCAAGCTGCAGGTCCTCAGTAAAGGGTGGGCCCCAAAACTAACAATGAAGGAACAACAAAAACCAAAGAAAAAGATGACTGGGGCACCAGAATATAATCAAAGTACAAAACTTTATTAAAcaacaatatttaaaaaatatacaaGGGAGGAAAAAGTGCTATCAGACTGGAGAGCTGATGATGTAGGCATATGAAAGTATACATGGGTAAAcgtataaaaaaaattgataaaacaaGTGAAGCGACAGTTTACCCATAGAAAGAAATAATCACAACTGAACCAAATAGTTGTGATGTGTATGATGTCAATGGACAATTATAAGCAATTGCCGGTGTATCTGCTATAGAGTACTAGAAAAAGGAACCAGTGTATCCACTAAAACCTGATGCAACAGAATATATGAAAGTATGGAAATCTGTGATATCAATGGACATATGGTGTATAAATAAAACCAGACTAAAAGGTAAATACAGAGCTGTTGCAAACATGTGAGGGTTAAAACATAGCAGGTAATTATGCCAAACAAAAAACGGCTCACCAGGATCCCCTACGCGCGTTTCGGctagccttcttccggggggtggttccacatgccagaggattagatatgtgcgtctgcacaaagaaccacatgctagagggttagatacacaagtcagcacatagtatcacacatcagaggattagatatgcgcatcttcacacagtaccacat is part of the Leptodactylus fuscus isolate aLepFus1 chromosome 3, aLepFus1.hap2, whole genome shotgun sequence genome and encodes:
- the AKAP7 gene encoding A-kinase anchoring protein 7 isoform X1, producing the protein MWTSGRAVLYCYVNIALRTAWRRGCSDVIRGFTLHYRVTFRVPPFMECAHLSALPLPAEQGSERVGEAEVTARRAQAENEEMQRNQQKRKRKIKQKKTTSHKKKPDQVNILLTELPFANADISPVIEKTQNKKVKKKRKPQQLETGEDGDKRKKQKRVNYFVSMPILNVKILDDIQTVQNSVLQKDERLSGAMIPQGSFHLTLFVMHLASEEDVTLATSALLESKKPIEEILQGNVLVLSFCGISHFKHQVAYVDVTNDASTSTLKQIAEATGKIFKEKGISVSGYKDFVPHLTFMKLSRAPQLRKKGIKMIDALLYKDFQDHCFGEDTLMRLDLCSMIKKKQPSGYYHTESSIFFGQKCRDTIKDIAQKELKPLLNKVEDIKKLLVLPETRAKIYKEVFGTRLTAGNSRPVLATETKVLT
- the AKAP7 gene encoding A-kinase anchoring protein 7 isoform X2; the protein is MWTSGRAVLYCYVNIALRTAWRRGCSDVIRGFTLHYRVTFRVPPFMECAHLSALPLPAEQGSERVGEAEVTARRAQAENEEMQRNQQKRKRKIKQKKTTSHKKKPDQVNILLTELPFANADISPVIEKTQNKKVKKKRKPQQLETGEDGDKRKKQKRVNYFVSMPILNVKILDDIQTVQNSVLQKDERLSGAMIPQGSFHLTLFVMHLASEEDVTLATSALLESKKPIEEILQGNVLVLSFCGISHFKHQVAYVDVTNDASTSTLKQIAEATGKIFKEKGISVSGYKDFVPHLTFMKLSRAPQLRKKGIKMIDALLYKDFQDHCFGEDTLMRLDLCSMIKKKQPSGYYHTESSIFFGHKNGREPDEAELVSLSKRLVENAVLKAVQQYIEETQAKTKQTDGITVEPGNNEKMENNLKQ